A stretch of Aedes aegypti strain LVP_AGWG chromosome 2, AaegL5.0 Primary Assembly, whole genome shotgun sequence DNA encodes these proteins:
- the LOC110677193 gene encoding uncharacterized protein LOC110677193: MTNVVLHAVQRLQANTNTVYHALYGHYYLGISKKDLAKIYGKSQSTIYSWFRKFEKEGVYQRKKRAQVYKMFRVEMRIWLVQLYQKHPLLFLDEAKERSQKQFKINISVSSICSILHEAGLSWKTVERRAMQIREEEIVRFMRELLAIPWDIYNLVFLDEVSFDNRDMLRWKGYGVVGQKVIYSGEFCRRPRLSFLCFLGVEGIIDSFWTDGTFNRVKFFECCREFALRNPKVRQYPGCYSVWILDGAKIHCDANIIRYLRSIGIIPIFLPAYCPFFNPIEIVFGFVKKHLQRRHQENTPIMGDVCDAMSFFKQYSCQKLFAHCGYFPGGHFYPEKGLQQNPSDLGLSVIPE, translated from the coding sequence ATGACAAACGTTGTACTCCATGCAGTCCAGAGGCTCCAAGCGAATACAAATACCGTGTATCATGCGTTGTATGGACACTATTATTTGGGTATATCCAAAAAGGATCTTGCGAAAATCTACGGTAAAAGCCAATCTACCATATATTCTTGGTTTCGTAAGTTTGAGAAAGAGGGTGTATACCAGCGGAAGAAACGTGCTCAAGTTTACAAAATGTTTCGAGTGGAAATGAGGATATGGTTGGTTCAGTTATACCAAAAGCATccattattatttttggatgaaGCTAAAGAGAGATCCCAGaagcaatttaaaatcaatatcAGCGTGTCATCGATTTGCTCCATTTTACATGAAGCCGGACTCTCATGGAAGACTGTTGAAAGGAGAGCGATGCAAATTAGGGAAGAAGAGATTGTGAGATTTATGCGAGAACTTCTGGCAATTCCCTGGGATATCTACAACTTAGTTTTCCTTGATGAAGTCAGTTTCGACAATCGGGACATGTTACGCTGGAAGGGGTATGGTGTTGTGGGGCAAAAAGTGATCTACAGCGGTGAGTTTTGTCGCCGCCCACGTTTATCATTCTTGTGCTTTCTTGGAGTTGAAGGCATTATAGACAGCTTTTGGACTGATGGAACATTCAATCGCgttaaattttttgaatgttgtcGAGAATTTGCACTACGAAATCCAAAAGTTCGTCAGTACCCAGGATGCTATTCGGTTTGGATACTAGATGGCGCAAAAATTCATTGCGATGCAAATATCATTCGGTATTTGCGATCGATTGGCATTATTCCCATATTCCTTCCGGCGTACTGTCCCTTTTTTAATCCTATTGAGATCGTTTTTGGTTTTGTCAAAAAACATTTGCAAAGAAGACACCAAGAAAACACTCCAATAATGGGTGATGTCTGCGATGCAATGAGctttttcaaacaatattcCTGCCAAAAACTTTTTGCTCATTGTGGTTACTTTCCTGGAGGACATTTTTATCCTGAGAAGGGACTGCAACAAAATCCAAGCGATTTAGGCTTAAGTGTAATTCCTGAGTGA
- the LOC110677192 gene encoding uncharacterized protein LOC110677192 codes for MEFNKDEYEEEEYLEEPGDMNSDHHDNEWFPQQQTPSPQPLCSEDPLPIPDDLSEVNHFLPVDGSDDDDHSCFSCSIVSDGAAENYLYFFKATMFRRLYRGQMRPREVGTKNVFGDSVEDVIKCIWKLSVAHVSRQINFDDDGPKWAEKQVPDQEDIEKFVTMQDQMKRKAYTISGVTPRLLTSWRGKQIKMFIHAYSVNVETNPQHQMVLKQLIAPNNPDRSGAHSTRDDAALAKELKNNHPELEGHHSSWLLWANTIHSSAAHKQEEMKNAPSPPLELAKYFRWTGVSEAARLQSVHRGASVAHAVNGGWMKDVEEVFQGISSAVSILSNVARKLEGMIAKGKAAEEIIIAVQSAVRPEETEVSKVLADSVTDCPDVDHM; via the exons ATGGAGTTCAATAAGGATGA GTACGAGGAGGAGGAGTATTTGGAAGAGCCGGGAGACATGAATTCTGATCATCACGATAATGAATGGTTTCCTCAACAACAAACACCCTCTCCACAGCCTTTGTGTTCTGAGGACCCGTTACCGATTCCAGATGATTTGAGTGAAGTGAACCATTTTCTCCCCGTCGATGGTTCCGACGATGACGACCATTCATGTTTTAGTTGCTCGATAGTATCCGATGGCGCTGCGGAGAACTATTTGTACTTTTTCAAAGCAACAATGTTCCGTCGGCTTTATCGAGGTCAG atgcgcCCAAGAGAAGTGGGAActaagaatgtttttggagatTCTGTTGAGGACGTAATTAAATGCATTTGGAAGTTGTCTGTAGCGCATGTATCGAGACAAATCAATTTTGATGATGATGGACCAAAGTGGGCTGAAAAGCAAGTCCCGGACCAAGAAGATATTGAGAAGTTCGTCACGATGCAAGATCAAATGAAAAGGAAGGCCTACACTATTTCTGGAGTTACTCCTCGATTGCTCACTTCATGGAGAGGCAAGCAAATCAAAATGTTCATTCATGCATATTCGGTAAATGTTGAAACCAACCCTCAACACCAAATGGTCCTCAAACAGTTAATTGCACCCAACAATCCAGATCGTTCGGGAGCTCATTCGACCCGGGATGATGCAGCTCTAGCAAAAGAGTTGAAGAACAACCATCCTGAACTGGAAGGCCATCACAGTTCCTGGTTGTTATGGGCCAACACAATTCATTCTTCAGCGGCGCATAAacaagaggaaatgaaaaatgCTCCGTCGCCTCCTTTGGAACTTGCGAAGTATTTCAGGTGGACTGGCGTCTCGGAAGCAGCCCGACTACAATCTGTTCATCGGGGGGCATCAGTGGCTCATGCTGTAAATGGGGGATGGATGAAAGATGTTGAGgaagtttttcaaggcatttcttCGGCGGTTTCCATTCTTTCGAATGTTGCTCGTAAATTGGAAGGAATGATTGCGAAAGGAAAAGCAGCTGAAGAAATTATTATTGCTGTCCAATCTGCAGTTCGCCCTGAGGAGACAGAGGTAAGTAAAGTCCTGGCTGACAGTGTAACTGACTGTCCAGATgttgatcacatgtaa